From a single Mycolicibacterium moriokaense genomic region:
- the glpK gene encoding glycerol kinase GlpK, whose protein sequence is MADFVAAIDQGTTSTRCMIFDHDGAEVGRHQLEHEQILPRAGWVEHNPVEIAERTASVIQSALNNTKLSATDLAALGITNQRETSLVWNRKTGRPYYNAIVWQDTRTDRIASALDRDGRGDVIRRKAGLPPATYFSGGKLQWILENVDGVRADAEKGDAIFGTADTWVLWNLTGGSRGGVHAIDVTNASRTMLMNLETLDWDDELLSFFDIPHQMLPEIKPSSHVESFGVTRDDGPVGGQVPITGILGDQQAAMVGQVCLDAGEAKNTYGTGNFLLLNTGEKIVRSENGLLTTVCYQFGDAKPVYALEGSIAVTGSAVQWLRDQLGIISGASESESLARQVEDNGGVYFVPAFSGLFAPYWRSDARGAIVGLSRFNTNAHLARATLEAICYQSRDVVDAMEADSGVHMEVLKVDGGITANDLCMQIQADVLGVDVVKPVVAETTALGAAYAAGLAVGFWENPDDLRANWQEDKRWTPAWTDEQRAAGYAGWQKAVQRTLDWVDVS, encoded by the coding sequence CGTCGAGATCGCCGAACGCACCGCGTCGGTCATCCAGTCGGCGCTGAACAACACGAAGCTGTCGGCCACCGATCTGGCGGCGCTGGGCATCACCAACCAGCGGGAGACGTCGCTGGTGTGGAACCGCAAGACCGGACGGCCGTACTACAACGCGATCGTGTGGCAGGACACCCGCACCGACCGCATCGCCTCGGCGCTCGACCGCGACGGCCGCGGCGACGTGATCCGGCGCAAGGCCGGGCTGCCGCCAGCGACCTACTTCTCCGGCGGCAAGCTGCAGTGGATTCTGGAGAACGTCGACGGAGTGCGCGCCGACGCGGAAAAGGGCGACGCGATCTTCGGCACCGCGGACACCTGGGTGCTGTGGAACCTCACCGGCGGTAGTCGTGGCGGTGTGCACGCCATCGATGTGACCAACGCCAGCCGCACGATGCTGATGAATCTCGAGACGCTGGACTGGGACGACGAGCTGTTGTCGTTCTTCGACATTCCGCACCAAATGCTCCCGGAGATCAAGCCGTCGTCACACGTCGAGTCCTTCGGTGTGACGCGTGACGACGGCCCGGTCGGGGGCCAGGTGCCGATCACGGGAATCCTCGGCGACCAGCAGGCCGCGATGGTGGGGCAGGTCTGCCTCGACGCGGGCGAGGCAAAGAACACCTACGGGACAGGCAATTTCCTGCTACTCAACACCGGCGAGAAGATCGTCCGCTCGGAGAACGGACTGCTCACGACGGTGTGCTATCAGTTCGGAGACGCGAAACCCGTTTACGCCCTTGAGGGTTCGATCGCAGTGACCGGTTCGGCCGTCCAGTGGCTGCGCGACCAGCTCGGCATCATCAGCGGTGCGTCGGAGAGCGAGTCGCTGGCGCGGCAGGTGGAGGACAACGGTGGCGTCTACTTCGTCCCCGCGTTCTCGGGACTCTTTGCGCCGTACTGGCGTTCGGATGCGCGGGGCGCGATCGTCGGGCTGTCGCGGTTCAATACGAACGCGCATCTGGCACGGGCGACGCTCGAGGCGATCTGCTACCAGAGCCGCGACGTCGTCGACGCGATGGAGGCGGACTCCGGTGTGCACATGGAGGTGCTCAAGGTCGACGGGGGCATTACCGCCAACGATCTGTGCATGCAGATCCAGGCCGACGTGCTGGGTGTCGACGTGGTCAAGCCCGTCGTCGCGGAGACGACCGCGCTTGGCGCCGCGTATGCCGCCGGTCTCGCGGTCGGATTCTGGGAGAACCCGGACGACCTGCGGGCCAACTGGCAGGAGGACAAGCGCTGGACTCCGGCATGGACGGACGAACAGCGCGCCGCCGGATACGCCGGTTGGCAGAAGGCGGTGCAGCGCACACTCGACTGGGTCGACGTTTCCTAG